One Lycium barbarum isolate Lr01 chromosome 5, ASM1917538v2, whole genome shotgun sequence genomic window carries:
- the LOC132640226 gene encoding SNF1-related protein kinase regulatory subunit beta-2-like — MGNVNGREESDGNIPSGVDSGGVQDIMTVHQVDGEFMGQSPPSSPRASRSPLMFRPEMPVVPLQRPDEGHGPSISWTQTSSGYEEPNDEQGVPTLISWTHDGKEVAVEGSWDDWKSRMPLQRSGKDFTILKVLPSGVYQYRFIVDGQWRCSPDLPCVQDEAGNTFNLLDMKDYVPEDIESISGFEPPQSPDSSYNNLHLGSEDYAKEPPVVPPHLQMTLLNVPPSHMEIPPPLSRPQHVVLNHLYMQKDRSTPSVVALGSTNRFLSKYVTVVLYKSIQR; from the exons ATGGGGAATGTTAATGGAAGAGAAGAAAGTGATGGTAATATCCCATCTGGGGTTGATTCTGGTGGGGTCCAAGATATCATGACCGTTCATCAAGTTGATGGTGAGTTTATGGGACAATCTCCACCGTCCAGTCCTAGGGCATCTCGTTCACCTTTGATGTTTAGACCTGAG ATGCCAGTGGTTCCTCTACAGAGACCTGATGAGGGGCACGGCCCAAGCATTTCATGGACGCAAACCAGCTCAGGTTATGAAGAGCCTAATGACGAGCAAGGAGTTCCAACACTTATATCTTGGACCCATGATGGCAAAGAAGTTGCTGTGGAGGGATCATGGGATGATTGGAAGTCAAG GATGCCTCTGCAAAGATCGGGGAAGGATTTTACCATTTTGAAAGTGCTTCCTTCAGGGGTCTACCAATATAGGTTTATAGTTGATGGACAATGGAGGTGTTCCCCCGACTTGCCATGTGTTCAGGATGAAGCAGGGAACACTTTCAACCTTTTAGACATGAAG GATTACGTTCCAGAAGACATCGAGAGCATTTCTGGTTTCGAACCTCCTCAATCCCCGGATTCCAGCTACAACAACTTGCACCTCGGATCCGAGGACTACGCGAAGGAGCCGCCGGTTGTCCCGCCCCATCTACAAATGACTTTACTTAACGTTCCTCCATCTCACATGGAAATTCCTCCTCCGCTATCAAGACCTCAGCACGTGGTGCTTAACCATCTCTACATGCAGAAAGACAGGAGTACCCCTTCTGTGGTAGCACTCGGTTCAACTAACCGGTTCCTGTCCAAATACGTGACAGTGGTTCTTTACAAGTCGATACAGAGGTGA